In Hyalangium ruber, the DNA window AGCCGCCGAACTCAGGCTCGGCCACCCAGTCCAGCGCCAGCTTCATCCGGACCGGCGCCGGCGCGGGGCTCGCGGCCGCGGCAGTCCCCTCCCCGGCCGCCGGGGGTGGAGCCTTGTCCTTGCTGCAGCCCAGCACGCTCAGCGCCGCCAGGCACCCCAGCACCCCAACCCAGCACAGCTTCCTCATGACCCCTCCAAATCGTCCGTGATGCCGACGTGCGCCGAGATGCCGCCGTCGATCGTATAGCTGGCGCCGTTGATATAGCCGCTGTGCGGACCGACGAGATGCTCGATGAGCGCGGCGACTTCATCCGGCTGCGCGGTCCGTTTCACCGGACTCTTGGCCATGACCCGCTTCATGTAATCGGCGATCGCGTCAGGCTGGACCCCGAGTGCGGTATCGACGTAGCCGGGACAGATGGCGTTGCACGTAATCCCATACGGGCCCCACTCGGCGGCGATCGTCTTCGTGTAGCCGATCATCCCGTGCTTGCTGGCCACGTAGGTCGACGAGTGCGCCGAACCGAGCAGGCCTTGGATGGACGCGACATTGACGATGCGGCCAAACCCCTGCTGCTTCATCTTGGGCAGCAGATCGCGCGTGAACAGGAACACGCTGCGCAGGTTCGTGCCGATGATCCAGTCCCACTCCTTGTCGCTGACTTCGTCGACGCGATGGAACGGGCCGCCGACGCCGGCGTTGTTGACCAGCACGAGCGGTGTCGTCCACCGCTGCTCCAGCGTCGCGATCACTCGCTCGACGTCTTCCCGCACGCTCACGTCGCCGCGCAGCGAGAGCGCACTGCCACCTTCGCGGGTAATGTCCGCGGCGACCTGCGCCGCTTCCTCCTCGCGAATGTCGACGACGCCGACGCGCATGCCGCCCGCGGCCAACCGTTTGGCGGTCGCCGCGCCGATGCCGCGGCCAGCCCCGGTAACGATGGCGGTCAACCCTCTCCTTGTCTCAGGCACGCTTCGCTTCCTCTCCGTGCGCTACAATACGCCCTTGGGCGGCAGCAGCTTCACTTCATCGATGCGCACGTGCAGCGGCCTGCGGGCGATATCCAGCACCGACTCAGCGATGTCCTCTGGCTGCAACATGTCACGCGGGTCGAACCCTTCGCGCCCTTCCCAGATGTCCGTGTACGCCGCCCCCGGGCTCACCAGCGACACGCGAATGCTGTGCGCCTTGCCCTCTTCATTCAAGATTTTGCAGAACCCGCGCACGCCGTACTTCGAAGCACCGTATGCGCCGTTCTCCACGATCGGGATGTAGCCCGACACCGAGGCAATCGTGATGATGCGGCCTCCGCCCTGGCGCTGCATGCGCCGGAACGCTTCCTTGGAGCAGAGGAACGTGCCGGTCAGATTCGTCCGCAGCATCGTGTCCCACTCCGCCAGCGTCGTCTCGACCACCGGCTTGAAGACGCCGACGCCCGCGTTGTTGACGAGCACGTCGAGCCGCCCGTAGGCCGCGTCGACTTGCGCGAACAGTTCCTTCACGCTCGCTTCGTCCGTGACATCGAGCCGAACGGCGCGCACTTCGCCAGCCGCGGCCACGAGCGACGGGTGCGGCGGCGGCGCCTGTCGCGACGTGACCCAGACGGCCGCGCCCTCTCGGGCCATGAAGTCCGCCATCGTCCTTCCAAGGCCACGCACGCCGCCCGTCACAACGACGACCTTGGAGCGCATCGATTCCGTCATGCTCCTGCCTCTCCTCTCCAGGGAGCTTTCGTCACTCCGAGATCGCCACCGCGCGCTTCACGGTTCCGCGCAGGCCCTGGAACGGCAACCGCTCCATCGCGGCGCGCGGCTCCAGCCACTCGTAGGCATCGTGCTCGGGCCCGAGTCGCACCTGCTGATCCTCCGGGCACCACGCGACGAAGCCCGTCTCCTCCGCCAACACCGGCGGCAGGCGCTCTCCCAGGGCGAAGGAGTGCCGGTAGCCCAGGGCTCGCATCGGGACACGAAGCCCAGTCTCCTCCTCCAGCTCACGGGCGGCGGCCTGCTCGGGAGACTCACCCGGCTCCACGCGCCCGGTGAGGGTCTGCCAGAAGCCACCGCGCTCGGGGGTGCGGCGCACCACCAGCACACGGGCCTCGGGCCCTCGTCCCCGCACCAGCGCGACGCTCACCGTGCGCATGGGCGCGGCGGGCTCCTGGCGCTCGCTCTCGAAGACAGCGCAGAAGTGACGGGCGAGGGCCTCCTGCACGTCCGACATGGAGACAGGGTGGCCCAGCTCGCGCTTCAGGGAAGTGACCCCCGCCTCGCGGATGCCGCACGGGACGATCAGCTCGAAGTGCGGCAGGTGCGTGTTGACGTTGAACGCGAAGCCGTGCGTCGTCAGCCAGCGAGAGATATGGATGCCGATGGCGGCGATCTTCCGTGCGTTGGGATCGCCCTCCTGCCCCAGCCAGACCCCCGGCCACTTGGGGATGGTGCCGGCGGAGAGCCCGTACTCGGCCAGCGTGCGGATGATGCAGGACTCCACGTCGCGCACGTAGCGGCGCACATCCTGGCGGTGCTTCGGGAGCAGGAAGATGGGGTAGCCCACCACCTGACCGGGGCCGTGGTAGGTGACATCTCCGCCGCGATTGGTCTCGAAGAGCTCGACGCCCTCGGAGGCGAGGCGCTCATCGCTGGCGAGGATGTTCTCCCGCTTCGCGCCCCGGCCCAGGGTGAGGACGGGCGGGTGCTCCAGCAGCAGCAGGGAGTCGCCGATGAGCCCCTGCTTCCGCGCATCCGCGAAGCGCTGCATGAGCGTCAGGCCGTCCGCGTACTCCACCTGCCCGAGCTGGTACACCGTCAGCGTGTTCACGGCGCTCCCTTCCGGCGTCCGCGCCGAGCCGGTGGCTTGCCTCCCGCATCATCCTGCGAGTCCGGACTTGCCCCCTGGAGGCTCCAAGAGCCCGCCAGCACCCGGGAGAGCAGCGCGCTCAGCTCATGCCCGAAGCGAGGCGAGCGTGCGGCCTCGGAGGCGAAAGCGGCGAGCACCTCGTCCGAGAGGGAAACCTCTGGCCCACGAAGGGCCAGCCGTCGCCGGGCGATCTCGATGAACTCGGCTTCGGTGGGCTCCCGTAGCGGGATGACGAGCTGGACCTGATCGAGCAGCGCCATCGGCACCGCGCCGCGAAGGAGCGGGAACACCGCGCTGGTGGTGAACACGGGCAGGCTGCCTGCGGCCCCCTGCAAGCGCAGGCTGGGAACGTTCGAGGTGCCCCGGGCGCTCATCACCACCGTGCGCTCCGGATGACGGGCGAGGAAGGCCCCCAGCCGCGCCTGCTCCTCGGGCGAGAGCCGGTCCACGTCCTCCACGAGCGCCACGGGGCCGCCACCGCCCTGCTCCAGCGCCTCGAGCGTCATCAACGCCCCGCGCTCCTGGCTCGCCAGCTCGTGCAGCCAGACCGTCTTCCCGCAGCCCTCGGGGCCCATCACCAGCAACCGGCGCGCTCCGGCCTGAAGCCCTCGCTCCAGCAGCGCGCGGGCCTCCGCCTGACCGACGAGTTCCAGCACCCGAGCGTCATCCTTGCGTCGCGCGGGCTGGGGGCGCGCGGCGGGGGCGGCCCCCTCCAGTCCGAGCAGCCCCTGGGACTCGCCCACACAGGCGGCACAGATGAAGGAGCCCGTCGGCCCCGCGACCAGCTCGCCCACCTCGGCGCGAGGGCGGCAGCAGAACGAGCACCACGCATCCAGCGACGGATCGGCCCGGGTCGGCCCTCGGTCGAAGAGGGACGGGTCGGCGCGCGAAGGCTCCCGCGCGGGCTCGGACTCGGAGGACATCATCTCCTCGGGGAACGGCTCCTCGGGGTCGGACAGAGACGTGAGGGTCTCCACCTCCGCCACGAGGGCCTTCATATCGGCCCCGACAAGGGCCTTCACCTCCAGCGACACGCTGGCGGGGTTCGGGGCTCCTGCGATGGGAGGCGTACCCACGGGGAGCGCCTCCGCCGCGTCGCCTGACCACTCGCGCAGGGCCTCCTCCTCCTCCGCCTCTTGCTGGGCCCACTTGAGCGCCCGCTCCCGGGCGGAGAGGAGATCCCTCGGCGCCCCTCGCCTGGCCGCCGAAGGCTCCTCGACGAGCCACCGCTGCACCTCGTCCTGGGCACCCTTCCCTGCCTCGTGTACCCCCGCCTCGCGCAAAGCCTCCTCGATGAGCCGCTGGCGCTCGGCCAGCTCCTCGGGGGAAGGCTTCAGCTCCAGCACCCGCTCCCCATCCTCGGAGGTCTCGGGCGCCTCTTCGGCCTGGCGGATCTCCTCGGAGAGCTCCTCACTGCTGGGATCCAACCCCTTCGCATGGCGCAGGAGGTGGAGCGCGCGGGCCGGGTTACCGGAGCTCCGGTAGAGCTCCGCCGCCTGACGCAGCTCGGCGATGGCGCTGGCCTTGTCCCCTCTCAGCTCCGCCGCCTGGGCCGCACGGATGTGGTCGCGAGGATTGGCCATGCGCGCATCAGGGGTCAGGCCATCGCCAGGAAGAGCATGTCCGGGTGCTCGAGGTACTTGATGACCTCGTACACGAACTCGGCGGCCACCGCGCCGTCGATGACGCGGTGATCGCAGGACAGCGAGAGGTTCATCATCTCGCGAATGACGATCTCATCGTCCTTCACCGCGGGGCGCTTGCGCAGCCGATGCACGCCCATGATGCCCACCTCGGGGTGGTTGATGATCGGCGTGGCGAACAGGCCACCGCTCTGCCCGAGCGAAGTGATGGTGAAGGTGCCGCCCGTCAGCTCCTCCATCTTCAGCTTGCGCTCGCGAGCCGCCGTGCCCAGACGGGCAATCTCCTGCGCCAGGTCCCGCAGCGTGAGCCGGTCCGCGTTGCGAACCACCGCCACGGTGAGGCCGTCCGGCGTCTGCGCGGCGATGCCGATGTTGTAATCGCCCCGGACCACCAACTCCTGCGCGGACTCGTCGAAGTTGGCGTTGAGGTGCGGGTACTTCTTCAGCGCGGCGATGACCGCCTTCACGATGAAGGGCAGGTACGTCAGCTTCGTGTCGTCGCCCGTCGCCTGGAGCTGCGCGTTGAGGCGCTTGCGCAGCGCCACCAGGTCCGTGCCGTCCACCTCCTCCACGAAGGCGAAGTGCGGCATGGTGAACTTCGAGCGCACCATCTTCTCGGCGATCTTCTTACGCAGGCCGCGCAGGGGAATGCGCTCGTCGCCCTGCCCCGAAGCCACGGGCGGCGCCGAGGGCCGGGCCGCGGCCGGAGCCTGGGCCGCCGGGGCGACGACGTTGCCGGAGGACTTGCCCTCCAGCGCCGCCATCACGTCGGCCTTCGTCACCCGGCCCTGGGAGCCGGAGCCAGAGATCTCCGCGAGGTTCAGCCCGTGCTCACGCGCCATGCGGCGGGTGAGCGGCGTGGCCAGCACCTTGGAGGCGGGAGTCGCGCCATTGCCCACCGGGGCCGCCACCTGCGCGGCCTGAGGCTGCGCGGCGGCCGGAGCGCCATGGCTCGCGGGAGCGCCGTGGCCCGCGGCCTGAGCAGGCGCCGCGCCCTCCACCTCCAGCGTCACCATGAGCTGATGCACCTTGGCCATCTCGCCCTCCTTGCCGTGCGTCTTGAGGACGCGGCCGGCCTTCGGGCTGGGCACGGTGACGGTGGCCTTGTCGGTCATCACCTCGGCGAGCACCTGGTCCTCCTTGACCAGATCGCCCTCCTTCACGTGCCATTTGACGAGCTCGCCCTCCATGACGCCTTCGCCGAGATCGGGGAGCTTGAATTCAAAGAGAGCCATGGGGAGTGGGTCCGTCCTGCCTGTGAGACGAGGAACTTGTGGGGGCTAGCCGATGCGCTCCAGGCGCTCGCGCTCCATGAGCCCCTTCATGAAGAACTCGGCGGCGCGATAGCTGGAGCGCACCAGCGGGCCGCTGGCGACGTAAAGGAAGCCGAAGGACTCGGCGAGCTTCTTGTATTCGTCGAACTGCGCCGGAGTGACGAAGCGCTCCACCCGAAGGTGGTACTGCGAGGGCTGGAGGTACTGGCCCAGCGTGAGCACGTCCACGCCCGCGGCGCGCAGATCCTTGAAGGTCTGCTCCAGCTCGGCGTCCGTCTCGCCCAGGCCCACCATCACCGAGCTCTTGGTGTAGAGGCCCTCGGGGCGCTTCTTGAGGTACTCGAGCACCCGCATCGTCTGCCGGTAGCCGGCGCGCCGGTCTCTCACCGTGGGCGTCAGCCGCTCCACCGTCTCCACGTTGTGGGCCACCACGTGCGGCCGGGCCTCGGCCACCGTGTCGAGGTCCTTCTCCACGCCCTTGAAGTCGGGGATGAGCACCTCGACGATCGTCTTGGGCGACTCGCGGCGCAGCTCGCGGATGGCCGAGGCGAAGTGGCTGGCGCCGCCGTCCGGCCGGTCATCCCGGTTCACCGAGGTGACGACGATGTACTCGAGGTCCATCTCCTTGACGGCCTGGGCCAGGTGGATGGGCTCCATCGGGTCCAGCGGCGGAGGCGCGCCCACCTTCACGTGGCAGAAGCGGCAGGCGCGGGTGCAGACCTCGCCCATCAGCATCACCGTCGCGGTGCCCCCGCCCCAGCACTCGGCGATGTTGGGGCAGCGGGCCTCCTCGCACACGGTGGACAGCTTCGTACGCTTCACGATGGCCTTCACCCGCTCGTACCCCTCGCCATGAGGGAGGCGCACCTTCAACCACTCGGGCTTGCGAGTGCTCTCGGAGACCTGGGGGAGCGGGAACCGATCGGGAGTCGCCATGGATCGCGGGCCTTGTAGGTTGGGGTCAAAACCAGGGTCAAGCGAGAAGCCTCTAACGCGGCGCATCAGCCGAGACAAAGGCTTCTGGAACGCGCTGTTTTCCTTAACGCCCGAAGGCCCCCACGGCAGCCCTGCACCCCCTGGCGGCCCTGCACCCCCTGGGCAGCCCTGCCCATGCCAGGCGGCCGTTCAGGCGCTGGCTGCTCCCATCGGCGGGCTCCAAAAAACAACAGGGCCAGCGCGACCCCGAGGGTGGCGCTGGCCCTGAGCTACTTCCCGAGCTGAGAGGCTAGCCGATTAGTTCGGCTCCTCGACGCAGATGTCGCGGGGGTTCAGCGCGTTGATGTGACCCTCGGCGTAGCCCGTGAGCGACTTGGCGTACATGCCACCGTCCCAGCTGCCGTTGCTGAAGTTCACGTCGGCGTAGGGCGCCAGCACCGTGCCCCAGAAGCCGAAGCCGTTGGCGGTGATGCTGGTGGTGTCCACGAAGTTGTACAGCACCCCGTGCTCATCGACGCCGGAGAACGAGTGGCCGAAGGCGCTGAAGTGGGCCGACGCGCCGTAGATGTTCACCACCGCGAGCGAGCTGGCCGGGGCCTCGATGTAGAGCAGCGTGGCGCCCGTGAAGGAGCTGGCGTTCACCGTGAAGACGTTCACGTTGGCGTCCGTGCCGCGCAGCATGATGCCGCCCCAGGTCTCCAGCGTCGTGGTGCCGTTGACGGCCAGGTTGGCCAGCGACGAGGACAGGCTGCGCAGCTCGTTACCGCGAGCCGCGAAGTCGATCGGGGTGCCCTGCGTGGCGGGGCCGCGCGGGAAGAGCACGGTCTGGTCGGCCGTCAGGGTGCCGCCGTACGCCGCCTCGCCCCACACCGCGCCGTTGGAGAGCGTCAGGTTGCCACCCGCCACCAGCACGTTGGCCGTGTCGGTCTCCGGCAGGCGCGAGCCCACCGCGAAGTTGTTCATGGTGATGTTGCCACCCGCGGCCACCTTGCCCTCGACGTCCGTGCCCAGGTTGTAGTCCTCGAGCAGGAACAGGTTGTAGTCGTTCAGGCGCACCTGGATGCACGGATCGGTCGGCTCGGCGCTGCAGGTCAGGTCCAGCGTGGCCGAGGCGACGTTGTTGTCCTCGCGGCACTCCAGCTCGCGGCCGGTGCCCGTGCCGTCGTCATCCGCCACCACGTACACCTGGTGCAGGCCGCCCGGGGCCGGGCTCATCTGGTACGTCACGGTGCGGCTGGTGCCGGGGGCCAGCACGTTCGACAGCGTCACCACATCCAGCAGCGTGCCGCCAGCGGCCGGGTTGCCCATGTAGAAGGCCACCTTCATGCCCGCCGAGGTCGCCGCGTCACCCTGGTTGGTCACCCGCGCCACCAGCGTGAGGATCTCCTCGCTGGTGTTGCACTGGGCCTGCACCTCGGAGGCGATCACATCCGGCGCCGCGAAGGGGCTGGTGGTGCCGGTGCCCTGGCTGTTGGAGCGGAAGGTGTTGAGGCCCGGCACGCGCCAGTTCTCCACCGGGTGGGCGGGGATCGTCCCGTTGTCGTTGACGTTGGTCACCGAGTAGGCGTGCTGGTTCCAGATGCGGCGGGTGTTCACCCAGCCGTCCGTGCGGTCACGGAACACGCGGATGCCCGAGTTCGAGGCAGCGCCGTAGTCGTTGACGGCGATGACGATCTCCGCGCTGTCGTCGGCGTCCACGTCGACGATGACGGGGTTCTCGTACGTGGTGCCCGAGCTGTGCGCCACATCGAAGCGCACCGCGCCGGTGGCGCCGTCATAGATGCGCAGCCGGGTCTCGTCCGCGTAGACGACCTCGGCCTTGCCGTCACCCTCGAAGTCGAAGGTGGAGGAGCCCGTGCGGTTGGAGCTCTGGTCCTGCGTGGCGCGCGACCACTTCACCGTGCCGTTGGTCTCGAACACGGAGTAGTTGGTGGCGCCGGCCACGCCGATCTCCGCCTGCCCGTCATTGTCGAAGTCGGCGATGTTCGGAGCGCCACCCACGCCGCCGCCCGGGAGGAGCCGCGTCCACAGGTGCGCGCAGTTGTCGTCCAGCAGCGACACGTTGCCGTTCCACACCACGACGATCTCGCCGTGCGAGTCGCCATCGAAGTTGCCCACGCCCGCCAGGCCGTGGCCCACCGAGTTGCTCATGCACTTGAGCGTGCCGTTGGCGCGGTACACGGCGCGGTCGTTGACGACCTCCTGGATGCCGTCGCCGTCGATGTCCGCCGCGAACGAGATCGGCCCGGTGCCGCCGTTGACGCCGCCCATGCCGTCGGAGCCCACCCACTTCAGCGCGCCCGTGGCGGAGAAGACGTGGTTGCCGTTGAGGATCTCCACGCTGCCGTCACCTTCCAGATCCGCGAAGGACACGCCGCCCCAGTTGTTGGCGGGGACGCTGGTGCGGAACTTGAGGGAGCCGTCGTGCTCGAAGCAGATGATGCCGTTGCCGCTCTCGGGGATGGTGCAGAGCTCGACGCGGCCATCATTGTCGATGTCGCCGGCCGCGATGCTGGAGGCGCCGCGCACGCGCTGGGCGGTGTTGGTCACCGTCCACAGCTCGCTGCCGTCCGCGCCGCTGATGGCGCGGATGACACCGTCGGTCGTGTAGTTGGTGCTCGCGAAGGAGTTGAACACCACGTCGGGGACACCGTCGCCGTTCACCTCCACCACCACCGGCGTCATCATCACCTGCTTGTACTGCGGCATGACCGCGGCGCCCGCCGAGGTGGCCGGCCACTTCCACTCCAGCTCGGGCTGGAAGTTCGGAGTGAAGGGCGGCTGCACCTCGCACGCATCCGCCGAGGCGACTACGCGCGCGCGCTGATCCGCCGCCTGCGCCTCGCCCTCCACCGTGCTGCCGCACGAGGCCGTTACCAGCAGGGCCATTGCCCCCAAGCCGTGACCGAACTTCCAGTTCCGAACCGCCGCCTTCTTGCCTCGAGTCGTTGCGCTCATGAGCTCCCCTGCCAGGCAGGCACCACTGAATTGCGGGACACCAGCTTGCTACCTTCAAGTTGGATTTTTACCGCAAGACCGGATTCTCTGGCAAGCAGGAAATCGCTCAAGGCAGGATTTTTATGTCCCACCTGGAAAAAGACAGCAAATCTGTCGGGATTTCAATGCCTTGGAGCCCTCGGAGGCATTGCACCTCCGGGCCCCGGGGAGAGGGTCAGCCCCTCTCAACCCGGGGAGAACCGCGCGAAGCCTAGATGTGGATCGGGTGACCCAGCGTGGCCTCAGCGCCTTCCTTCATGATCTCGGAGAGCGTCGGGTGCGCGTGCATCGTGTGCGCGAGCTCCTCGGTGGTGATCTCCAGCCGCAGCGCGACGCAGGCCTCGGCGAGCAGCTCCGTGGCGTGCGGGCCCACGAGGTGAACGCCCAGCACCTCGTCGTACTTCTTGTCGGAGACGACCTTGATCATCCCGTGGCCCTCGTTGGAGATGGAGGCCTTGGTGACGGCGCTGAAGGGGAAGATGGCCGCCTTCACGTCGTAGCCGCGCTCCTTGGCCTTCTTCTCCGTGAGGCCCACCGAGGCCACCTCGGGGTAGCAGTACGTGGCCGAGGGAACCAGGTCGTAGTTGATGGGCTGCGGGTTCTTGCCGGCGATGTGCTCCACCGCGAGCACGCACTCGGCGCTGGCCACGTGCGCCAGCATCGCCGTCGGAATCACGTCGCCGATGGCGTAGACGTTGGGCTCCGAGGTGCGCATCATCGAGTCGACCTTGATGTAGCCACGGTCGGTCTGGATGCTGGTCTGCTTCAGGCCGATGTCCTCGGTGACGGGCGCGCGGCCCACCGCCGACAGCAGCAGCTCGGCCTCGAGCGTCTTGGTCTCGTTGCCCACCGCCATGGTGACCTTCACGCCGGAGGCGGTGTGCTCGACCTTCTCCACCTTCGTGCCGGTGAACACGTCGATCTTCCGCTTCTTGAAGTACCGCTCCAGCTCCTTCGAGGCGTCGATGTCCTCGATGGGCAGCAGGTTGGGCATGTACTCGACGATGGACGTCTGGCTACCCACGTGGTTGAACACGGAGGCGAACTCGCAGCCCACGGCACCAGCACCCAGGACGATGATGCTCTTGGGGATGCGATCGATCATCAGGATGGAGTCGCTGTTGAGCACCCGCTTGTGGTCCACCTGGACGTTGGGCAGCGACTTGGGCACCGAGCCGGTGGCGATGATGATGTTCTTGGTCTCGAGGGTCTGCTTCGAGCCATCCTCGGCGGTCACCTCGACCTTGCCCTTGCCGGAGATGCGGCCATGGCCCTTGACCACCGTGATCTTGTTCTTCTTCATCAAGAAGTCGATGCCATTGGCACCCTTGGTGACCACCTTCTCCTTGTGCTTCTGGGCGTTGGCCCAGTTGATGGTCGGGCTGGCCACGTCGATGCCGAAGTCCGAGGCCTCGCGGATGTGGTGGAACAGCTCCGCGGTCCACAGCAGGGACTTGGTAGGGATGCAGCCGCGATGGAGACAGGTGCCACCCAGGCGCTTGTCCTTCTCGATGATGGCCGTCTTCAGGCCCAGCTGGGCCGCTCGGATGGCTCCCACGTAGCCACCAGGACCGGAACCGATGATCACCACGTCGAACGACTCAGCCACGCTCGCCTCCGTTACAGGTAGAACTCGCGGGGGCTGATAACCCCCGCTCACGGTGGGAATCAAGGAGTTTGCATTTGCGCCGCTTTCCGATCCGAACCCTTCTGCTGATGGCCCTGGCCCTTATCGTCTTCGGACGCCTGTGGTGGACCACCCACAAGGACGAGAAGCCAGAGGCGGGCCAGCCCCCCGCCGCCGCCTCGGGAATGGCCGTGGACGTGGCGCCCTCGCCCGCCTGCAACAGCCTCGAGCGAGCGCTGGAGGCGGTGGTGCGCAAGACGGAGGACCCCACGGTGCTGGCCGAGGCCCGGAAGAAGGTGGAGGCCTGCGCGCGGCCTCCCGCCCGAGCGTGTGAGTTGGGCGGGGCCTTGGATGTCCGCATGCCGCTGACG includes these proteins:
- a CDS encoding SDR family NAD(P)-dependent oxidoreductase, which gives rise to MTAIVTGAGRGIGAATAKRLAAGGMRVGVVDIREEEAAQVAADITREGGSALSLRGDVSVREDVERVIATLEQRWTTPLVLVNNAGVGGPFHRVDEVSDKEWDWIIGTNLRSVFLFTRDLLPKMKQQGFGRIVNVASIQGLLGSAHSSTYVASKHGMIGYTKTIAAEWGPYGITCNAICPGYVDTALGVQPDAIADYMKRVMAKSPVKRTAQPDEVAALIEHLVGPHSGYINGASYTIDGGISAHVGITDDLEGS
- a CDS encoding ClpX C4-type zinc finger protein, whose protein sequence is MANPRDHIRAAQAAELRGDKASAIAELRQAAELYRSSGNPARALHLLRHAKGLDPSSEELSEEIRQAEEAPETSEDGERVLELKPSPEELAERQRLIEEALREAGVHEAGKGAQDEVQRWLVEEPSAARRGAPRDLLSARERALKWAQQEAEEEEALREWSGDAAEALPVGTPPIAGAPNPASVSLEVKALVGADMKALVAEVETLTSLSDPEEPFPEEMMSSESEPAREPSRADPSLFDRGPTRADPSLDAWCSFCCRPRAEVGELVAGPTGSFICAACVGESQGLLGLEGAAPAARPQPARRKDDARVLELVGQAEARALLERGLQAGARRLLVMGPEGCGKTVWLHELASQERGALMTLEALEQGGGGPVALVEDVDRLSPEEQARLGAFLARHPERTVVMSARGTSNVPSLRLQGAAGSLPVFTTSAVFPLLRGAVPMALLDQVQLVIPLREPTEAEFIEIARRRLALRGPEVSLSDEVLAAFASEAARSPRFGHELSALLSRVLAGSWSLQGASPDSQDDAGGKPPARRGRRKGAP
- a CDS encoding SDR family oxidoreductase codes for the protein MTESMRSKVVVVTGGVRGLGRTMADFMAREGAAVWVTSRQAPPPHPSLVAAAGEVRAVRLDVTDEASVKELFAQVDAAYGRLDVLVNNAGVGVFKPVVETTLAEWDTMLRTNLTGTFLCSKEAFRRMQRQGGGRIITIASVSGYIPIVENGAYGASKYGVRGFCKILNEEGKAHSIRVSLVSPGAAYTDIWEGREGFDPRDMLQPEDIAESVLDIARRPLHVRIDEVKLLPPKGVL
- the lipA gene encoding lipoyl synthase, with the translated sequence MATPDRFPLPQVSESTRKPEWLKVRLPHGEGYERVKAIVKRTKLSTVCEEARCPNIAECWGGGTATVMLMGEVCTRACRFCHVKVGAPPPLDPMEPIHLAQAVKEMDLEYIVVTSVNRDDRPDGGASHFASAIRELRRESPKTIVEVLIPDFKGVEKDLDTVAEARPHVVAHNVETVERLTPTVRDRRAGYRQTMRVLEYLKKRPEGLYTKSSVMVGLGETDAELEQTFKDLRAAGVDVLTLGQYLQPSQYHLRVERFVTPAQFDEYKKLAESFGFLYVASGPLVRSSYRAAEFFMKGLMERERLERIG
- the lipB gene encoding lipoyl(octanoyl) transferase LipB: MNTLTVYQLGQVEYADGLTLMQRFADARKQGLIGDSLLLLEHPPVLTLGRGAKRENILASDERLASEGVELFETNRGGDVTYHGPGQVVGYPIFLLPKHRQDVRRYVRDVESCIIRTLAEYGLSAGTIPKWPGVWLGQEGDPNARKIAAIGIHISRWLTTHGFAFNVNTHLPHFELIVPCGIREAGVTSLKRELGHPVSMSDVQEALARHFCAVFESERQEPAAPMRTVSVALVRGRGPEARVLVVRRTPERGGFWQTLTGRVEPGESPEQAAARELEEETGLRVPMRALGYRHSFALGERLPPVLAEETGFVAWCPEDQQVRLGPEHDAYEWLEPRAAMERLPFQGLRGTVKRAVAISE
- a CDS encoding dihydrolipoamide acetyltransferase family protein gives rise to the protein MALFEFKLPDLGEGVMEGELVKWHVKEGDLVKEDQVLAEVMTDKATVTVPSPKAGRVLKTHGKEGEMAKVHQLMVTLEVEGAAPAQAAGHGAPASHGAPAAAQPQAAQVAAPVGNGATPASKVLATPLTRRMAREHGLNLAEISGSGSQGRVTKADVMAALEGKSSGNVVAPAAQAPAAARPSAPPVASGQGDERIPLRGLRKKIAEKMVRSKFTMPHFAFVEEVDGTDLVALRKRLNAQLQATGDDTKLTYLPFIVKAVIAALKKYPHLNANFDESAQELVVRGDYNIGIAAQTPDGLTVAVVRNADRLTLRDLAQEIARLGTAARERKLKMEELTGGTFTITSLGQSGGLFATPIINHPEVGIMGVHRLRKRPAVKDDEIVIREMMNLSLSCDHRVIDGAVAAEFVYEVIKYLEHPDMLFLAMA
- the lpdA gene encoding dihydrolipoyl dehydrogenase; this translates as MAESFDVVIIGSGPGGYVGAIRAAQLGLKTAIIEKDKRLGGTCLHRGCIPTKSLLWTAELFHHIREASDFGIDVASPTINWANAQKHKEKVVTKGANGIDFLMKKNKITVVKGHGRISGKGKVEVTAEDGSKQTLETKNIIIATGSVPKSLPNVQVDHKRVLNSDSILMIDRIPKSIIVLGAGAVGCEFASVFNHVGSQTSIVEYMPNLLPIEDIDASKELERYFKKRKIDVFTGTKVEKVEHTASGVKVTMAVGNETKTLEAELLLSAVGRAPVTEDIGLKQTSIQTDRGYIKVDSMMRTSEPNVYAIGDVIPTAMLAHVASAECVLAVEHIAGKNPQPINYDLVPSATYCYPEVASVGLTEKKAKERGYDVKAAIFPFSAVTKASISNEGHGMIKVVSDKKYDEVLGVHLVGPHATELLAEACVALRLEITTEELAHTMHAHPTLSEIMKEGAEATLGHPIHI
- a CDS encoding choice-of-anchor A family protein produces the protein MSATTRGKKAAVRNWKFGHGLGAMALLVTASCGSTVEGEAQAADQRARVVASADACEVQPPFTPNFQPELEWKWPATSAGAAVMPQYKQVMMTPVVVEVNGDGVPDVVFNSFASTNYTTDGVIRAISGADGSELWTVTNTAQRVRGASSIAAGDIDNDGRVELCTIPESGNGIICFEHDGSLKFRTSVPANNWGGVSFADLEGDGSVEILNGNHVFSATGALKWVGSDGMGGVNGGTGPISFAADIDGDGIQEVVNDRAVYRANGTLKCMSNSVGHGLAGVGNFDGDSHGEIVVVWNGNVSLLDDNCAHLWTRLLPGGGVGGAPNIADFDNDGQAEIGVAGATNYSVFETNGTVKWSRATQDQSSNRTGSSTFDFEGDGKAEVVYADETRLRIYDGATGAVRFDVAHSSGTTYENPVIVDVDADDSAEIVIAVNDYGAASNSGIRVFRDRTDGWVNTRRIWNQHAYSVTNVNDNGTIPAHPVENWRVPGLNTFRSNSQGTGTTSPFAAPDVIASEVQAQCNTSEEILTLVARVTNQGDAATSAGMKVAFYMGNPAAGGTLLDVVTLSNVLAPGTSRTVTYQMSPAPGGLHQVYVVADDDGTGTGRELECREDNNVASATLDLTCSAEPTDPCIQVRLNDYNLFLLEDYNLGTDVEGKVAAGGNITMNNFAVGSRLPETDTANVLVAGGNLTLSNGAVWGEAAYGGTLTADQTVLFPRGPATQGTPIDFAARGNELRSLSSSLANLAVNGTTTLETWGGIMLRGTDANVNVFTVNASSFTGATLLYIEAPASSLAVVNIYGASAHFSAFGHSFSGVDEHGVLYNFVDTTSITANGFGFWGTVLAPYADVNFSNGSWDGGMYAKSLTGYAEGHINALNPRDICVEEPN